One segment of Alkaliphilus flagellatus DNA contains the following:
- a CDS encoding ABC transporter ATP-binding protein, which translates to MDKIRKNMVLEKNTLIEVKNLKKYFPVRKDIFLGKVQYIKAVDDISFHINEGETLGLVGESGCGKSTLGRTIIRLYDSTEGDVFYKGKNISRMKEKDIKPYRRKMQVVFQDPYASLNPRMTVDQLIKEPLSIHNIGSEKERSERVYELLEKVGLNPSYFNRYAHEFSGGQRQRIGIARALAINPEFILCDEPISALDVSIQAQVVNMLEELQNEMGLTYLFIAHDLSMVRHISHRIGVMYLGKLVELADSNELYNRPAHPYTQALLSSIPVPDPRLAKSKIKTILEGDVPSPLNPPSGCKFRTRCKYATAKCAEIEPQMKDIGGGHMAACHLFD; encoded by the coding sequence ATGGATAAAATTAGAAAAAATATGGTATTAGAAAAAAATACACTAATTGAAGTAAAAAATCTAAAAAAGTATTTTCCAGTTAGAAAAGATATTTTTTTAGGTAAAGTACAATATATAAAGGCTGTAGATGATATTAGTTTTCATATAAATGAAGGAGAAACTTTAGGATTAGTAGGAGAATCTGGTTGCGGTAAGTCTACATTAGGAAGAACTATCATAAGGCTTTATGATAGTACTGAAGGAGATGTATTCTATAAAGGAAAAAATATTAGTAGAATGAAAGAAAAAGATATTAAGCCTTATAGAAGAAAAATGCAGGTTGTTTTTCAGGATCCCTATGCATCTTTAAATCCTAGAATGACTGTAGATCAGTTAATTAAAGAACCTCTATCTATACACAACATAGGTAGTGAAAAGGAAAGGTCAGAAAGGGTATATGAATTATTAGAAAAGGTGGGATTAAACCCTTCTTATTTTAATAGATATGCCCATGAGTTCAGTGGTGGACAAAGACAACGGATTGGTATAGCAAGGGCTCTTGCCATTAATCCAGAGTTTATTCTTTGTGATGAGCCTATTTCTGCCTTAGACGTTTCAATTCAGGCCCAGGTTGTCAATATGTTAGAGGAGCTACAAAATGAAATGGGGCTTACCTATTTATTTATAGCCCACGACCTTTCCATGGTACGACATATTTCCCATCGTATAGGAGTAATGTATTTAGGTAAGCTGGTAGAACTTGCAGATAGTAATGAACTTTACAATAGACCAGCCCATCCATATACACAGGCATTACTATCATCTATACCTGTACCGGACCCGAGACTGGCAAAAAGCAAAATAAAGACTATATTAGAAGGGGATGTACCAAGTCCACTAAATCCTCCCTCTGGTTGTAAGTTTAGAACAAGATGCAAGTATGCAACTGCTAAATGTGCTGAAATAGAACCACAAATGAAGGATATTGGTGGTGGACATATGGCAGCTTGTCATTTGTTTGACTAA
- a CDS encoding ABC transporter ATP-binding protein, whose product MTERLLELNNLKVSFFTNNGEVQAVRGASFYLNNGEVLGVVGESGSGKSVTSMAILRLLKSTGRIVGGEINYKGQNLMDISEKEMMKIRGNEIAMIFQDPMTSLNPVFTIGYQISEVIRRHQRVNKKVAREKTIEMLRLVGIPSPEERYNNYPHEFSGGMRQRAMIAMALCCEPYLLIADEPTTALDVTIQAQILELMKELKDTINTSIILITHDLGVVADVCSRVIVMYGGLVMEEGTVDEIFYNPQHPYTKGLLESLPKMEDGQKQKLIPIEGSPPDLSKPPSGCPFAERCPYAKDICREKQPSYYEVEAGHKAMCWLLSKDK is encoded by the coding sequence GTGACAGAGCGTTTATTGGAATTAAATAACTTAAAAGTTTCTTTTTTTACTAATAATGGTGAAGTACAGGCTGTTCGAGGAGCTTCTTTCTATTTGAATAATGGAGAAGTGCTAGGTGTTGTTGGAGAATCAGGAAGTGGTAAAAGTGTAACTTCCATGGCTATATTAAGATTGCTAAAGTCAACTGGAAGAATTGTAGGTGGGGAAATTAACTATAAAGGACAGAATTTAATGGATATATCAGAGAAGGAAATGATGAAAATAAGAGGTAATGAAATTGCCATGATTTTTCAAGATCCTATGACCTCATTAAATCCTGTGTTTACTATTGGCTATCAAATATCAGAAGTTATAAGAAGGCATCAAAGAGTAAATAAAAAGGTGGCGCGTGAAAAGACTATTGAGATGCTTAGATTAGTGGGTATTCCATCTCCAGAGGAAAGATATAATAATTATCCTCATGAGTTTAGTGGTGGTATGCGACAAAGAGCTATGATTGCCATGGCATTGTGCTGTGAGCCATATCTATTGATTGCTGATGAACCTACTACTGCCCTTGATGTAACTATACAGGCACAAATTCTTGAGCTTATGAAGGAATTAAAGGATACAATTAATACTTCTATTATTTTAATTACCCATGACTTAGGTGTGGTAGCCGATGTTTGTTCTAGGGTAATTGTAATGTACGGCGGTTTGGTTATGGAAGAAGGAACTGTAGATGAAATCTTCTATAATCCTCAGCATCCATATACCAAAGGATTACTTGAGTCTCTGCCTAAAATGGAAGATGGGCAGAAACAAAAGCTGATACCTATAGAAGGTAGTCCACCAGACCTTTCAAAGCCTCCTAGTGGTTGTCCCTTTGCCGAGCGTTGTCCTTATGCAAAGGATATTTGCAGAGAAAAACAGCCTTCATACTATGAAGTAGAAGCAGGACATAAGGCTATGTGTTGGCTTTTGAGTAAGGATAAGTAA
- a CDS encoding NADH-quinone oxidoreductase subunit I, translating into MLLNFFIEKLTEEHYPEIQLKKCINFHGMPNSCSKCKDLCPERAITFKLGKIMFDENMCNRCGICKAVCPTQAITVKGLGEENILRTIKDKDNIIFSCSKKNGVGTLKLSCLNGFHSELLAALFILFKDKKFYFNLSKCNNCQISNNSCVFQSSLNVAVDFVKLLEINPQYEIINNEEDLCGLSNENISRRELFSLLKKESSYLAAQTADTIISSKDNQVSIRRILLKSIEKIEGSQEKTEYDNLPFFASWNVNDNCDGCGFCQSICLGGAWKVEKEEEKVRVSHNSGKCYNCGICANLCSKKAIIRGTFSVDALKSYSIKCEKNLIVCSACKKKFVPSSEEKKYCAICEKKEALRATISRI; encoded by the coding sequence TTGTTACTAAACTTTTTTATAGAAAAATTGACGGAAGAGCATTATCCAGAGATACAGCTAAAAAAATGTATTAATTTCCATGGCATGCCAAATAGTTGTAGTAAATGTAAGGATTTATGTCCTGAAAGAGCCATTACATTTAAACTAGGAAAAATTATGTTTGATGAGAACATGTGTAACAGATGTGGAATTTGTAAAGCTGTTTGTCCTACTCAGGCAATTACAGTTAAAGGATTAGGTGAAGAAAATATTTTACGCACAATAAAAGATAAGGATAATATTATATTTTCTTGTTCTAAAAAGAATGGAGTAGGGACATTAAAACTAAGTTGTTTAAATGGTTTCCATAGCGAACTATTAGCTGCTTTGTTTATATTATTTAAGGATAAAAAGTTTTATTTTAATTTAAGTAAGTGTAATAACTGTCAAATAAGTAACAATTCTTGTGTATTCCAATCATCATTAAATGTTGCTGTTGATTTTGTAAAATTACTTGAAATAAATCCTCAGTATGAAATTATTAATAATGAAGAAGACCTTTGCGGTTTATCAAATGAAAATATTTCACGTAGGGAACTTTTTTCATTATTAAAAAAAGAGTCTAGCTATCTTGCTGCACAAACTGCAGATACAATCATTAGTAGTAAAGATAATCAAGTATCAATACGAAGGATTTTATTAAAATCTATAGAAAAAATAGAAGGTTCACAAGAAAAAACAGAATACGATAACTTACCTTTCTTTGCTTCTTGGAATGTAAATGATAACTGTGATGGCTGTGGATTTTGTCAGTCTATTTGCTTAGGGGGCGCTTGGAAAGTAGAAAAGGAAGAAGAAAAAGTTAGGGTATCTCATAATAGCGGAAAATGCTATAATTGTGGTATATGCGCCAACTTATGTTCAAAAAAGGCAATAATAAGGGGAACTTTTTCAGTAGATGCCTTGAAATCATACAGTATAAAGTGTGAGAAAAACTTAATTGTATGTTCAGCATGTAAGAAAAAATTTGTTCCTTCTAGTGAAGAGAAAAAATACTGTGCAATTTGTGAAAAAAAAGAAGCACTTAGAGCTACAATTAGCAGGATATAA
- a CDS encoding ABC transporter permease — protein MGKLTIKRLIQAIPMLIVISIVSFSLIKLAPGDPVQSFITPAMSDNDILRIRQNLGLDRPVHIQYIQWLKNVITGNLGYSLINHRPVLNQILERIPATLGLMGSSLLLSILVGIPLGLISAANKNKWIDNISTIFSYVGISIPSFWFAMILIYTFSLKLNLLPSIGMRTVGVYTTWDLIKHGIMPTIVLSLQNVAVITRYIRSSTISQLKEDYVMVEYASGASKAEVLYKYVLKNSILPVITIVGMSLPSLVSGAFITETVFGWPGMGQLGINSIFSFDYPVIMAITMFSSLLLIIGNLLSDILYGIADPRIKELR, from the coding sequence GTGGGAAAATTAACTATTAAAAGATTAATTCAAGCTATACCTATGCTTATAGTTATTTCCATAGTGTCTTTTTCGCTTATTAAGTTAGCTCCAGGAGACCCAGTGCAATCTTTTATTACACCTGCTATGAGTGATAACGATATATTACGTATAAGACAAAATTTAGGACTAGATAGACCAGTGCATATTCAATATATACAGTGGTTAAAAAACGTGATTACAGGGAATTTAGGTTATTCATTAATTAATCATAGACCAGTTTTAAATCAAATATTAGAAAGAATTCCAGCAACCTTAGGATTAATGGGATCATCATTACTTTTATCAATATTAGTTGGTATTCCGCTAGGACTTATTTCAGCAGCTAATAAAAATAAATGGATTGATAATATATCCACCATTTTTTCTTATGTTGGAATTTCTATACCAAGCTTTTGGTTTGCAATGATTTTAATTTATACTTTTTCACTAAAGTTAAATCTTCTTCCAAGTATAGGTATGCGAACAGTTGGAGTATATACTACTTGGGATCTTATAAAACACGGAATTATGCCTACTATAGTTCTTAGTTTACAAAATGTTGCAGTTATTACTAGATATATTAGATCTAGTACTATTAGTCAATTAAAGGAAGATTATGTTATGGTAGAATATGCTTCAGGAGCAAGCAAGGCAGAGGTCCTTTATAAATATGTATTAAAAAATTCTATTTTACCTGTTATTACAATTGTAGGAATGTCATTACCTTCACTTGTTTCTGGTGCATTTATTACAGAGACGGTTTTTGGCTGGCCAGGAATGGGTCAACTAGGGATTAATTCTATATTTAGTTTTGATTATCCAGTTATTATGGCAATTACTATGTTTTCATCTTTATTATTAATTATAGGTAATTTACTATCGGATATTTTATATGGAATTGCCGATCCGAGAATTAAGGAGTTGAGATGA
- a CDS encoding ABC transporter permease, with protein MNNRSLTNLKYQLKENKLGIAAITIIVILAISSIFAFLSPYDPNAINVTNRLGSPRLQNIFGTDDMGRDYLTRALYGGRVSLTVGFLSMIISTAIGTIVGTISGYFGGKVDNLIMRTIDILMCIPTFFLILILNAYLKPGIQNIIIIIGVFSWMGIARIVRAETLTVKEREYVLYAKVSGEKSKKIILKHIIPNIFSTVIVASTINIATAILTESSLSFLGLGVQQPNSSWGSMLKNAQGYIGEAPHLAIFPGMLILLTVLSFNVLGDIFRVAFEPKVNND; from the coding sequence ATGAATAATAGATCGCTAACAAACTTAAAATATCAATTAAAAGAAAATAAATTGGGAATAGCCGCAATCACAATAATTGTAATATTAGCTATATCATCGATTTTTGCTTTTTTATCTCCCTATGATCCTAATGCTATTAATGTAACAAATCGGTTAGGGAGCCCAAGACTACAAAATATATTTGGAACTGATGATATGGGAAGAGACTATCTTACAAGGGCATTGTACGGAGGTAGGGTTTCTTTAACTGTGGGTTTTTTATCTATGATTATTTCTACTGCTATTGGTACTATTGTAGGCACTATAAGTGGATATTTTGGTGGTAAAGTTGATAATTTAATAATGAGAACTATTGATATTTTAATGTGTATACCGACATTTTTCTTAATTTTAATATTAAATGCATATTTAAAGCCTGGTATTCAAAATATTATCATTATTATAGGTGTTTTTAGTTGGATGGGCATAGCACGAATAGTTAGGGCAGAGACATTGACTGTAAAGGAAAGAGAATATGTTTTATATGCTAAGGTTTCGGGGGAAAAGTCGAAAAAAATTATATTAAAGCATATTATTCCTAATATTTTTTCAACGGTTATTGTAGCATCTACAATTAACATAGCTACCGCAATATTAACTGAATCTTCTTTGAGCTTTTTAGGTTTGGGAGTACAACAGCCCAACTCATCTTGGGGTAGCATGCTTAAAAATGCACAAGGTTATATAGGAGAGGCTCCGCATTTAGCTATTTTCCCTGGTATGCTGATTCTTTTAACAGTGCTTAGCTTTAACGTTTTAGGAGATATATTTAGGGTTGCCTTTGAGCCTAAGGTAAATAATGATTAG
- a CDS encoding twin-arginine translocase TatA/TatE family subunit, whose product MFGKIGTGELILILAIALIVVGPGKLPELGKTLGKSISEFKKFSNEIKEEISLEDKKTK is encoded by the coding sequence ATGTTTGGTAAAATAGGTACAGGTGAGTTGATTTTAATATTGGCCATTGCTTTAATAGTAGTAGGACCTGGAAAACTTCCTGAGTTGGGAAAAACCTTAGGGAAATCTATTAGTGAATTTAAAAAGTTTTCTAATGAAATAAAAGAAGAAATATCTTTAGAAGATAAAAAAACTAAGTAG
- a CDS encoding molybdopterin-binding protein gives MQVVKTEEAVGMVLGHDITEIVPGKFKGVAFKKGHVIQEEDIERLLRIGKEHIYIFELKEDELHEDEAAIALGKLICGEGVLFTDPKEGKINIIAKQKGLLKINRDLLDDVNDLGDICLATIHGNRLIDEDGLIGGCRVIPLIINSEKIESVKSILQEKGPIFNVKPFKPLNAALIVTGSEVYKGRIEDKFGPVIEKKLKKFDTEIFYKTIVPDELDQIKEAVIQCKDMGAELIVVTGGMSVDPDDKTPGAIKATGASIVSYGTPVLPGAMLLYAYLEDIPIFGLPGCVMFSDTTAFDILLPRVMAGEKIVRRDITRMGYGGQCLKCKICTFPNCHFGKY, from the coding sequence ATGCAGGTTGTGAAGACAGAAGAAGCTGTAGGAATGGTGCTTGGACATGATATTACGGAGATTGTTCCAGGAAAGTTTAAGGGAGTAGCTTTTAAAAAGGGTCATGTCATTCAAGAAGAAGACATTGAAAGACTATTAAGAATTGGTAAAGAGCATATATATATATTTGAGTTAAAGGAAGATGAGCTTCACGAAGATGAAGCAGCTATTGCTTTAGGTAAGCTAATTTGTGGTGAGGGAGTATTATTTACTGATCCTAAAGAAGGAAAGATAAATATTATAGCAAAACAAAAAGGTTTGTTGAAAATAAATAGGGATTTATTAGATGATGTAAATGATTTAGGAGATATATGCTTGGCTACAATTCATGGTAATAGACTAATAGATGAAGATGGGCTTATTGGAGGATGTAGAGTCATTCCTCTTATAATAAATAGTGAAAAAATAGAGTCAGTTAAAAGTATTTTACAAGAAAAAGGGCCTATTTTTAATGTTAAACCTTTTAAACCTCTAAATGCTGCTTTAATTGTTACTGGTAGTGAGGTTTATAAAGGAAGAATCGAAGATAAATTTGGACCAGTAATAGAAAAAAAATTGAAGAAATTTGATACGGAAATTTTTTATAAAACAATAGTACCAGACGAGTTGGATCAGATTAAAGAGGCAGTTATACAATGTAAAGATATGGGCGCAGAGCTTATTGTAGTTACTGGAGGTATGTCAGTAGATCCAGATGATAAAACTCCCGGTGCAATTAAGGCAACAGGAGCTAGTATTGTTTCCTATGGTACACCTGTATTGCCTGGGGCAATGCTTTTATATGCTTATTTAGAAGATATTCCGATATTTGGGCTTCCGGGATGTGTTATGTTTTCTGATACTACAGCTTTTGATATTTTATTACCAAGAGTAATGGCAGGAGAAAAAATTGTAAGACGTGACATTACAAGAATGGGTTATGGTGGACAATGCCTGAAATGTAAAATTTGTACTTTTCCAAATTGTCATTTTGGGAAATATTAA
- a CDS encoding twin-arginine translocase TatA/TatE family subunit, whose amino-acid sequence MFGRLGTGELILILGIALVVVGPGKLPELGKSLGKSISEFKKFSKEVKQDISLEDKESK is encoded by the coding sequence ATGTTTGGTAGATTAGGTACAGGTGAATTAATTTTAATATTAGGGATTGCTTTAGTGGTAGTTGGGCCTGGAAAGCTTCCTGAACTAGGTAAGTCCTTAGGTAAGTCTATTAGCGAATTTAAAAAGTTTTCTAAAGAAGTAAAACAAGATATATCTTTAGAAGATAAAGAATCTAAGTAG